GAGGTAAACTATGAACGATCCTGTGGAATTATTAAACGTATTAAATAACAACCTAAACCGATTCTCAAAAGACTGGAGCAAGCAAACATCAGCTTTCTTTAATTTAATGAACTCTGTTGAGTCAGATGGCGCTCTTTCTTCAAAAATCAAAGAAATTATTGCTATTGGCATATCAATTGCAGTAAAATGTGAATGGTGTATAGATTATCATGTGAAATCTGCTCTCGATAAAGGGGCAACCAAAGAGGAAATTATGGAAGCATCATGGGTAGCAGTATTGATGGGTGGTGCGCCTGCACTAATGTATACACAATATGTGCAAAATGCGTTAGACAAATTTGCCAAATAGATATGGATAAATGCAGTGTTTGTAGGCTGGGTGTTGTTGAATACCAAAAAGCCTATCAGATCCAGCGTGATCTGGTTGAAAAGAAACTTAAAGAACCCTCTAGGGATGTGCTTTTGCTTTTGGAACACCCCCCTACTATAACACTTGGCAAATCAGGTAAAATAGAAAATATAGTGGTTGAAAAAATTGTATTAGAAAAACACAATATTGCTTTGCATTTTGTTGACAGGGGCGGTGATGTAACATACCATGGTCCAGGGCAGCTTGTAGGATACCCCATTATAGACATTGAAGAAAAAAATATAACCTTTCATGATTACATATACAACCTTGAGCAAACAATAATAGACACTTTATCTGCCATTGGGATAAAATCTTATAGAAGAGAAAACTATAGAGGTGTTTGGACTGACAGTGGAAAAATTGCATCAATAGGAATTAGAGTAGTAAGAAAAGTTACTATGCATGGTTTTGCTTTAAATGTAAGTACTAATTTGGAGCATTTTAGCTTTATAATCCCGTGTGGGCTATCAAATGAGCGCATGACTTCTGTTTTTGAAATAAAACAAAATCATATCCCAATAGATACGGTTATGAGAATCTATGAAGAAAATTTTTCTAGAATTTTTGAATACGAGTTAGATTATGATGCCTTATTGGCTTAAAAAGAACTTCAACATGGAAGATATTGAATATATGCAGAAAATTCTAAGAAGTTTCCACTTACATACAGTGTGTGAAGAAGCATTTTGCCCAAACATAAGCGAATGCTTTACATCAAAAACCGCGACATTTCTTATTATGGGAAGATACTGCACTAGAAACTGCAGATTCTGCAATGTAGTACATCACAAACCAGAAACTATTAATCCCAAAGAATCCGATATGATAGCTCAAGCCACTCAAAATTTAAATTTGAAATATGTTGTGATCACAAGCGTCACAAGAGATGATTTGCCAGACTTTGGGTCATCTTGCTTTGTAAACGTTGTTGAAAAGCTTAAGCCTTTGAATGTTAAAATAGAGCTGCTAATACCGGATTTCCAATGTAAAACCGAATATTTACAATTAGTTGCAAATTCTGGAGCTCAGGTCATTGGGCACAATATAGAAACCGTAAAAAGACTTTATCCTAAAGCTAGACCACAGGCTGACTACAGCAGCTCTTTGAATGTTTTAAAAAAATTGAAGCAGTTAAATCCAAATTTAATAACGAAGTCTGGCATAATGCTTGGATTTGGTGAAACACAAGATGAAGTCATAGAAACAATAAATGACATTGTACAAACAGGATGCGATATTTTAACAATAGGACAATACCTGCGACCATCAAAAGAACACCTTCCTGTGGTAAAATTCATAGATCCATCTGATTTTGAATACTATAAAAGTATTGGCATAAAAATAGGGTTTAAATATGTAGAATCTTCTGTTTTTACAAGAAGCTCCTACAATGCAGAAAACGCTTACGATCACTTAGAGTCCAAAAAGACTTGACCATACTTAAATTTCATTATAGAATTGCAATAGATTATGCAGAAAGATATTAAAAAGTGGAAAGAAAATGTTTTGGAAATTATTTTTAATAAAAAAGAAACTAATAATGTTGTTCGTGTTTTAAGTGAGTCACTTAATAAATTAATTTTTGTCATAAATACAGAGGGCAAAGTTGTTTATATCAACACTAAAGCTCAAAAATACTTCAAATTATTAAATTACAACAATAATATTGAAAGTTTTTTTGATATAGGCAAAGATTACATACACTCATATCTAGAAGGAAAAGCTTTTTCTTCAATTAAAATAATTCTCAAAAGCGATGCTTTTTATATAGATATAGCCCCCATCACGCTAAATTCTGAAATTGTTGGAGGATTAATTGTAATTTATGAAAAAAACGATAGTGTATCTTTTGAAACTACTTTTCAGTTGTTAAACAATATAAACAAAGAAATAGAGCTATTTTATGCGATGTATTATGACGAGATAATGGTAACTGATGATAAAGGTAAAATTATCGGTGTTAACAATCCGGTTTGTGAAGAATGTTATAATTTAAATGAAATAAATTTAATCAATACTAACGTCAAAGAATTAGAAGATAAAGGAATTTTTAAACCATCTATAACTCTTAAAGTGATCAAAGAGAAAAAACATATTTCTATACTACAAAAAACCCAAACTGGCAAAGTATTGATGGTTTACGGTTTGCCTGTATTTGATAGTAGTTTTAAATTATCGAAAGTGTTTAGCACATCAAAAGATCTTACTGAAATATACACATTAAAAGAAAAACTAAGTAAAACTGAAAAACTAATGGAAAAATACTATTTGAAATTAAAAGAAATAAAAAACGAGCAAAATTTATTCGAAAATGTTATATATAAAAGCTCACAAATGAGAAATTTAATAGACTTAATAAAAAGAATTTCCATGGTTGACTCTCATATTATTTTAAATGGCGAATCTGGAGTAGGAAAAACTCTTTTTGCTAAAATCATTCATAAGTTAAGCAACAGACGAAATAATGAATTTGTTAGTATAAACTGTGGAGCAATACCTGAAAATTTGCTGGAATCTGAGCTTTTTGGCTACGAAAAAGGAGCCTTTACTGGAGCAAAAAATGAAGGTAAAACTGGATATATAGAATTGGCAAACAATGGAACTCTGTTTTTAGATGAAATTAGCGAACTAGCTTTGCAAATGCAAGTGAAACTATTGAAAGTACTCGATGAAAAAAGTTTTACAAGAGTAGGTGGCATAAAGCCTATTAAATCTGACTTTAGACTAATAGCTGCAACCAATAAAGATTTGGAAAAATTAACAAAAGAAAATAAATTTAGAGAAGACTTATTTTATAGGTTAAATGTGATTCAGATAAGTATCCCGTTGTTGCGTGAAAGAAAAGACGACATACCATTGCTTGTAAATTTCTTTATAGAAAAATATAATAAAAAATACAACACAAATAAAAAACTTGACCCTAAAGTGTTTGATGTCTTTTTAGAATATAAATGGCCAGGCAACGTAAGAGAACTGGAAAATATTATAGAGAGACTGGTGGTTACCATAGATAAGAATTTAATAGAAAAATCAGATTTACCCTCCTTTTTTTTCAACCAAGATTATCAAACTGTACAAATTGACCAGATTCTTCCTTTAAAAAAGTCTATAGACAATTTAGAAAAACAGTTATTGGGAAAAGCCTATGAAATTCACAAGAATACCTATAAAGTGGCAGAAGTTTTGAGAATAAGCCAATCTAGCGTTGTAAGAAAATTAAAGAAGTATAGAATAAACATTAATTCAAATTCGAATTTATAATGCATTTTTGAATTAATATATTGTTTTCCAAAAAAAGGATTATCTATTTAAGCTAAGTCATTTTTGCATTAAAACTTTATTATAATTAATAATTTTATTAATAAAAAGTTTATTTTAAAGCAATAGAACACTTTTTGCTTAATAATAAAGTAGAAAATTATTAATTTACTAAGGAGGAAAAATGGATTTAAAATTAGTAGAGGAACCAAAGATTATTACAGAGCTTCCAGGGCCTAAGGCCAAAAAATTGCTTGAACAAAGAAACAACAATTTGCCAGTTGGAGTATCACAATTAACATCTACCTTTATAGAAAAAGCCCAAGGAGCAGTAATTGAGGATGTTGATGGGAATGTG
Above is a window of Desulfurella amilsii DNA encoding:
- a CDS encoding carboxymuconolactone decarboxylase family protein, whose amino-acid sequence is MNDPVELLNVLNNNLNRFSKDWSKQTSAFFNLMNSVESDGALSSKIKEIIAIGISIAVKCEWCIDYHVKSALDKGATKEEIMEASWVAVLMGGAPALMYTQYVQNALDKFAK
- the lipB gene encoding lipoyl(octanoyl) transferase LipB; this encodes MDKCSVCRLGVVEYQKAYQIQRDLVEKKLKEPSRDVLLLLEHPPTITLGKSGKIENIVVEKIVLEKHNIALHFVDRGGDVTYHGPGQLVGYPIIDIEEKNITFHDYIYNLEQTIIDTLSAIGIKSYRRENYRGVWTDSGKIASIGIRVVRKVTMHGFALNVSTNLEHFSFIIPCGLSNERMTSVFEIKQNHIPIDTVMRIYEENFSRIFEYELDYDALLA
- the lipA gene encoding lipoyl synthase translates to MEDIEYMQKILRSFHLHTVCEEAFCPNISECFTSKTATFLIMGRYCTRNCRFCNVVHHKPETINPKESDMIAQATQNLNLKYVVITSVTRDDLPDFGSSCFVNVVEKLKPLNVKIELLIPDFQCKTEYLQLVANSGAQVIGHNIETVKRLYPKARPQADYSSSLNVLKKLKQLNPNLITKSGIMLGFGETQDEVIETINDIVQTGCDILTIGQYLRPSKEHLPVVKFIDPSDFEYYKSIGIKIGFKYVESSVFTRSSYNAENAYDHLESKKT
- a CDS encoding sigma-54 interaction domain-containing protein yields the protein MQKDIKKWKENVLEIIFNKKETNNVVRVLSESLNKLIFVINTEGKVVYINTKAQKYFKLLNYNNNIESFFDIGKDYIHSYLEGKAFSSIKIILKSDAFYIDIAPITLNSEIVGGLIVIYEKNDSVSFETTFQLLNNINKEIELFYAMYYDEIMVTDDKGKIIGVNNPVCEECYNLNEINLINTNVKELEDKGIFKPSITLKVIKEKKHISILQKTQTGKVLMVYGLPVFDSSFKLSKVFSTSKDLTEIYTLKEKLSKTEKLMEKYYLKLKEIKNEQNLFENVIYKSSQMRNLIDLIKRISMVDSHIILNGESGVGKTLFAKIIHKLSNRRNNEFVSINCGAIPENLLESELFGYEKGAFTGAKNEGKTGYIELANNGTLFLDEISELALQMQVKLLKVLDEKSFTRVGGIKPIKSDFRLIAATNKDLEKLTKENKFREDLFYRLNVIQISIPLLRERKDDIPLLVNFFIEKYNKKYNTNKKLDPKVFDVFLEYKWPGNVRELENIIERLVVTIDKNLIEKSDLPSFFFNQDYQTVQIDQILPLKKSIDNLEKQLLGKAYEIHKNTYKVAEVLRISQSSVVRKLKKYRININSNSNL